CAGTATGGCAACGGTTTCAACAGCCCTAGCGTTGCCTTCACTTCCTATAGCTTCAAATTCACTTTCAAAAACTATGCCAGGAACGACATAACTTTTTCAAATTACAAAGCGATGAGCGTGGAGGCTGGAAAGTTCTTCAGGGAGAATCTGCTGGTGCAGGGCAAAACCCTCCTCATGCCCGAAATCAAGGATTTCATGCCCAAAAGATCGTTCCTTCCCGCCTCTCTGGCAAATAACCTGCCCTTTTCTACCCAAACTCTGCCGGAGCTGATGAAAATGTTTCACATTCCAGAGAACTCGTCAATGGCGGCGATCATGGCGCGGACGCTGCGACAATGCGAAAGGGCGGCGGTGAAGGGCGAAATAAAGAAATGCGTGAGGTCGGTGGAAAGCATGGCGGAATTTGTAGTGTCAGTGTTGGGCTCAAAGGTGGAGGTGCTTACCACAGAAAGCACGGCGGGATCTGGACACAACGTTTCTGTGGGCGCCGTCATGGGCAAAGGTGGAGGGAAGATTACAAGGTCTGTGTCGTGTCATCAGAGTCTGTTTCCGTTTCTGGTTTATTACTGTCATTCGGTGCCCAAGGTTAGGGTTTACCAGGCTGCATTGTTGTCAATGAAGGAGGAGAAGAAGATAAACGAGGGAGTGGCCATCTGCCATTTGGACACCAGGCAATGGAGTGCAAAGCATGCGGCATTTGTGGCGTTGGGACATGAGCCAGGGGAGATCGAAGTCTGCCATTGGATTTTCGAGAACGATCTGGTCTGGGTGCCGCTGGCCGCATAACATTTTGTTAAGCGGATATGGGAAGCATCAACTGTGTCGTTTAGTAACAGAAAGTAAA
This genomic stretch from Cryptomeria japonica chromosome 8, Sugi_1.0, whole genome shotgun sequence harbors:
- the LOC131079544 gene encoding polygalacturonase 1 beta-like protein 2 isoform X2 — encoded protein: MSRCAILLFSNGENNGDHPFAAKASLLRFRRRALPDARLPPFLLQKASPLNASSVALFSLYLKNHTLSDHIASFCRAAELFCTHTAVRNGKAMAGSSDFKNPKVKKLKQNRANDNAFKNNSNGSLQISRNYAPGSKVKDEGFATSSEFAQYGNGFNSPSVAFTSYSFKFTFKNYARNDITFSNYKAMSVEAGKFFRENLLVQGKTLLMPEIKDFMPKRSFLPASLANNLPFSTQTLPELMKMFHIPENSSMAAIMARTLRQCERAAVKGEIKKCVRSVESMAEFVVSVLGSKVEVLTTESTAGSGHNVSVGAVMGKGGGKITRSVSCHQSLFPFLVYYCHSVPKVRVYQAALLSMKEEKKINEGVAICHLDTRQWSAKHAAFVALGHEPGEIEVCHWIFENDLVWVPLAA
- the LOC131079544 gene encoding polygalacturonase non-catalytic subunit AroGP2 isoform X1 yields the protein MSRCAILLVLVLSMFTFSNGENNGDHPFAAKASLLRFRRRALPDARLPPFLLQKASPLNASSVALFSLYLKNHTLSDHIASFCRAAELFCTHTAVRNGKAMAGSSDFKNPKVKKLKQNRANDNAFKNNSNGSLQISRNYAPGSKVKDEGFATSSEFAQYGNGFNSPSVAFTSYSFKFTFKNYARNDITFSNYKAMSVEAGKFFRENLLVQGKTLLMPEIKDFMPKRSFLPASLANNLPFSTQTLPELMKMFHIPENSSMAAIMARTLRQCERAAVKGEIKKCVRSVESMAEFVVSVLGSKVEVLTTESTAGSGHNVSVGAVMGKGGGKITRSVSCHQSLFPFLVYYCHSVPKVRVYQAALLSMKEEKKINEGVAICHLDTRQWSAKHAAFVALGHEPGEIEVCHWIFENDLVWVPLAA